Proteins encoded by one window of Lepeophtheirus salmonis chromosome 10, UVic_Lsal_1.4, whole genome shotgun sequence:
- the LOC121125670 gene encoding F-box only protein 42 yields the protein MEDLPDEVLESILGKVNPYEDAENCALVCSRWRRVMLVVRQRRKGRFMSGLLSGSLCVSKGRKAEKILRIAKRYSHSAIYYDKGLFVFGGCTSTSTTFNDLWRLDLSTRTWMRTSSTGRYPSPKACASLVLYEEELYLFGGWSSLSPYRLIGSWKLLNELHVYNPLLNKWTLFEESSESRAPPCSAGHTASIHGEAMIVFGGLQKSAAIGNFSSSNDIWIFNIPLKSWSILPPTPMRPQPRFGHSQIKLSEEHLLIIGGCDSNGVFHDVWLFDMSKEPWKWYRCEVANPQYGANDSWCHPACKVDDYVVILCMNNVNPKDSSNGRQWNINPDLRRGMNRGDGAFWHHNRRREDFADPVPEPPSNEVVQGHIIRPDPYGERMKAFTIPVNRSNIVPTRKSLETRQKQLDVLKKMEDRLLKFKAQEQQRSNCGPTDSSKKLVLHILDISKAISNRVVSWLQIKTSYAYQSPEETLLYSLVTCRSELVMFGGIQMEASSARSATPDQTKESVSNTTYYFSPFHEII from the coding sequence ATGGAGGACCTTCCGGATGAGGTTCTGGAGTCAATTTTGGGAAAAGTGAACCCGTATGAAGATGCTGAGAATTGTGCGTTGGTGTGTTCTCGGTGGAGACGTGTTATGTTGGTGGTGCGACAACGGAGGAAAGGGCGATTCATGAGTGGACTTTTGTCCGGATCCTTGTGCGTTTCCAAGGGACGGAAGGCAGAGAAAATACTGAGGATAGCCAAGAGATATTCGCATTCCGCAATTTATTATGACAAAGGGCTGTTTGTTTTCGGAGGCTGCACCTCCACCTCCACCACGTTCAATGACTTATGGAGACTGGACCTTTCGACTCGTACATGGATGCGGACGTCCTCCACAGGGCGATATCCCTCTCCTAAGGCATGCGCGTCCTTAGTGCTCTACGAAGAAGAACTGTACCTCTTTGGAGGCTGGTCCTCTCTGTCCCCGTATCGCCTCATTGGGTCCTGGAAGCTCTTGAACGAATTGCATGTCTATAATCCTTTACTGAATAAATGGACACTCTTTGAAGAAAGTAGTGAGAGTAGGGCACCTCCCTGCTCCGCGGGGCACACCGCATCTATTCACGGTGAGGCCATGATCGTCTTTGGTGGACTTCAGAAAAGTGCAGCCATCGGAAATTTTTCTAGTTCCAATGATATATGGATTTTCAACATCCCTTTGAAATCCTGGTCCATACTCCCTCCCACACCCATGCGTCCACAACCTCGCTTTGGTCATTCGCAAATTAAATTGTCAGAAGAACATTTGCTCATAATTGGGGGCTGCGATTCTAATGGCGTTTTTCATGATGTTTGGCTCTTTGATATGTCAAAAGAGCCATGGAAATGGTATAGATGTGAGGTTGCTAATCCCCAGTATGGAGCAAATGACTCCTGGTGCCACCCTGCCTGTAAAGTTGATGATTATGTAGTGATACTCTGTATGAATAATGTTAATCCGAAAGACAGTTCTAATGGACGTCAATGGAACATAAACCCCGATCTTCGAAGAGGAATGAATAGAGGAGATGGAGCCTTTTGGCATCATAATCGACGTCGTGAAGACTTTGCAGATCCTGTTCCCGAACCTCCGTCCAATGAAGTAGTACAAGGGCATATTATAAGACCAGATCCTTATGGTGAACGGATGAAAGCTTTTACCATTCCAGTCAATCGCTCAAACATTGTACCTACTAGGAAATCACTGGAGACGCGTCAGAAACAGCTAGATGTATTGAAAAAGATGGAAGATAGGCTTTTAAAGTTTAAAGCACAAGAACAACAGAGAAGTAATTGTGGTCCCACTGATTCaagtaaaaaattagttttgcatattttggatataagtAAAGCTATTTCGAACCGTGTTGTTTCCTGGCTCCAAATTAAAACGTCTTATGCCTATCAATCTCCGGAAGAAACACTTTTATATTCTCTAGTAACTTGTAGATCTGAGCTCGTTATGTTTGGTGGAATACAAATGGAGGCTTCTTCTGCTAGATCTGCAACACCTGATCAGACCAAAGAATCTGTTTCAAATACTACGTATTATTTTAGTCCTTTTCatgaaataatatga
- the LOC121125669 gene encoding uncharacterized protein isoform X1: MKEILFEKPYQIKLQTWTQRLRYENYRGKKIREIVASEMEELLLSKLELNSKKNSIVKNLIGKLRMEGAVSELNSPLLASAFCMEDVGNQDHCQGSSNPSPRWPYPKEIMVNRTFSCLQRLSDVTILLDLPVKSNLSDIVHLIQSIAESYSYVRIIAAIPTQFEDQLRKKIKYWINQVILVGINEGYSESYRWNSLIEMVETSMVMIGRDLDYFGSFSDLDRSIDLLNKYGHQILAVGGSRRLKDGHWINGCSQITIDTYAFKIQNGYKKSSCDDCMICSYIRGPFLTRTDRFKQIPLNKDISLAFIKWYYDHRLNTVSLSCPDLLYLTNDDLKNDLEGSREDWMSLGKALKFQAVIPHKRVQSEYQFSCHEIRIKCSPRSMADSFLLPYCCTRSYNFVIERLEFLASNLGIDYELNSGSLLGAVKLNNFIPWDIDGDIYIKTDHIVKFFDYGGSARKILERNGFTLTSIQENNYWDIGAKYFNLHFGGIEFEMQGRRNLTEKECSEFYHDQVCRNKTRVLVGHTWAKTHANPGRYARLRYGPGYLKHSTSWRYNIHQDNSFEKYQTSGQWNLCREEADHTCLDSYDGDGNINWLPSNYPGNE; encoded by the exons atgaaagaaattctatttgaaaaaccatatcaaa ttaaactTCAAACATGGACTCAGAGACTTCGATACGAGAATTACAGAGGGAAAAAAATCCGTGAAATTGTTGCCTCTGAAATGGAAGAGCTGCTTCTCTCCAAATTGGAATTGAACTCGAAAAAAA ATTCTATAGTTAAAAACTTGATTGGAAAGTTAAGAATGGAAGGAGCAGTGAGTGAATTAAATTCTCCATTACTTGCTAGTGCATTTTGCATGGAGGATGTCGGTAATCAAGACCATTGTCAAGGAAGTTCCAACCCATCTCCCAGATGGCCTTATCCCAAGG AAATTATGGTGAACAGGACATTCTCCTGCTTACAAAGATTATCAGATGTTACCATCTTGCTTGATTTGCCAGT aaaatcaaatttatcagaCATTGTACATCTCATTCAATCAATTGCTGAAAGCTATAGTTATGTACGGATTATTGCAGCAATCCCTACGCAATTTGAGGATCAGcttcgtaaaaaaattaaatattggatcAATCAAGTTATTTTAGTTGGTATTAATGAGGGATACTCAGAATCATATCGTTGGAATAGTTTAATAGAGATGGTAGAGACTTCAATGGTTATGATTGGGCGAGATTTGGATTATTTTg gaTCTTTCTCAGATTTGGATCGATCCattgacttattaaataaatatgggcATCAAATTTTAGCTGTTGGCGGATCAAGGCGTCTTAAAGATGGGCATTGGATCAATGGCTGTTCTCAAATTACGATAGATACATATgcctttaaaattcaaaatggttataaaaaatcatcttgTGATGATTGTATGATATGTTCCTACATCCGTGGCCCTTTTTTAACACGTACTGATAGATTTAAGCAAATACCGCTGAATAAGGACATTTCCTTGGCGTTTATCAAGTGGTATTATGATCACAGATTAAATACTGTATCCTTATCATGTCCCGACTTACTCTATCTCACAAACGAtgacttaaaaaatgatttggaaGGAAGCCGGGAAGATTGGATGAGCTTGGGAAAGGCTTTGAAATTCCAAGCTGTTATACCTCATAAAAGAGTTCAGTCAGAATACCAATTTTCTTGCCATGAAATTAGGATAAAATGCTCGCCGAGGTCGATGGCTGATTCATTCCTACTTCCGTATTGCTGTACAAGAAgctataattttgtaattgaacGTCTTGAATTCTTAGCAAGTAACTTGGGGATTGACTATGAGTTAAATTCTGGATCCTTGCTCGGAGCTGTTAAACTAAATAACTTTATTCCATGGGATATTGATGgtgacatatatattaaaacggatcatattgttaaattttttgactatgGAGGAAGTGCTCGAAAAATCCTTGAGAGAAATGGATTTACTTTAACAAGTATACAAGAGAACAACTATTGGGACATAGGAgcgaaatattttaatttacattttggaGGAATAGAGTTTGAAATGCAGGGTCGTCGAAACTTGACCGAAAAAGAATGTTCAGAATTTTATCACGATCAAGTATGTCGTAACAAAACACGGGTCTTAGTGGGCCACACATGGGCAAAAACTCATGCAAACCCAGGTAGATATGCTCGTCTTAGGTACGGTCCAGGATATTTAAAACATTCCACATCCTGGAGGTATAATATTCATCAagataattcatttgaaaagtaTCAAACATCAGGGCAATGGAATCTATGCAGAGAGGAAGCAGATCATACATGTCTTGATTCATATGACGGAGACGGAAATATCAATTGGCTTCCATCCAACTATCCtggaaatgaataa
- the LOC121125669 gene encoding uncharacterized protein isoform X2, whose protein sequence is MEGAVSELNSPLLASAFCMEDVGNQDHCQGSSNPSPRWPYPKEIMVNRTFSCLQRLSDVTILLDLPVKSNLSDIVHLIQSIAESYSYVRIIAAIPTQFEDQLRKKIKYWINQVILVGINEGYSESYRWNSLIEMVETSMVMIGRDLDYFGSFSDLDRSIDLLNKYGHQILAVGGSRRLKDGHWINGCSQITIDTYAFKIQNGYKKSSCDDCMICSYIRGPFLTRTDRFKQIPLNKDISLAFIKWYYDHRLNTVSLSCPDLLYLTNDDLKNDLEGSREDWMSLGKALKFQAVIPHKRVQSEYQFSCHEIRIKCSPRSMADSFLLPYCCTRSYNFVIERLEFLASNLGIDYELNSGSLLGAVKLNNFIPWDIDGDIYIKTDHIVKFFDYGGSARKILERNGFTLTSIQENNYWDIGAKYFNLHFGGIEFEMQGRRNLTEKECSEFYHDQVCRNKTRVLVGHTWAKTHANPGRYARLRYGPGYLKHSTSWRYNIHQDNSFEKYQTSGQWNLCREEADHTCLDSYDGDGNINWLPSNYPGNE, encoded by the exons ATGGAAGGAGCAGTGAGTGAATTAAATTCTCCATTACTTGCTAGTGCATTTTGCATGGAGGATGTCGGTAATCAAGACCATTGTCAAGGAAGTTCCAACCCATCTCCCAGATGGCCTTATCCCAAGG AAATTATGGTGAACAGGACATTCTCCTGCTTACAAAGATTATCAGATGTTACCATCTTGCTTGATTTGCCAGT aaaatcaaatttatcagaCATTGTACATCTCATTCAATCAATTGCTGAAAGCTATAGTTATGTACGGATTATTGCAGCAATCCCTACGCAATTTGAGGATCAGcttcgtaaaaaaattaaatattggatcAATCAAGTTATTTTAGTTGGTATTAATGAGGGATACTCAGAATCATATCGTTGGAATAGTTTAATAGAGATGGTAGAGACTTCAATGGTTATGATTGGGCGAGATTTGGATTATTTTg gaTCTTTCTCAGATTTGGATCGATCCattgacttattaaataaatatgggcATCAAATTTTAGCTGTTGGCGGATCAAGGCGTCTTAAAGATGGGCATTGGATCAATGGCTGTTCTCAAATTACGATAGATACATATgcctttaaaattcaaaatggttataaaaaatcatcttgTGATGATTGTATGATATGTTCCTACATCCGTGGCCCTTTTTTAACACGTACTGATAGATTTAAGCAAATACCGCTGAATAAGGACATTTCCTTGGCGTTTATCAAGTGGTATTATGATCACAGATTAAATACTGTATCCTTATCATGTCCCGACTTACTCTATCTCACAAACGAtgacttaaaaaatgatttggaaGGAAGCCGGGAAGATTGGATGAGCTTGGGAAAGGCTTTGAAATTCCAAGCTGTTATACCTCATAAAAGAGTTCAGTCAGAATACCAATTTTCTTGCCATGAAATTAGGATAAAATGCTCGCCGAGGTCGATGGCTGATTCATTCCTACTTCCGTATTGCTGTACAAGAAgctataattttgtaattgaacGTCTTGAATTCTTAGCAAGTAACTTGGGGATTGACTATGAGTTAAATTCTGGATCCTTGCTCGGAGCTGTTAAACTAAATAACTTTATTCCATGGGATATTGATGgtgacatatatattaaaacggatcatattgttaaattttttgactatgGAGGAAGTGCTCGAAAAATCCTTGAGAGAAATGGATTTACTTTAACAAGTATACAAGAGAACAACTATTGGGACATAGGAgcgaaatattttaatttacattttggaGGAATAGAGTTTGAAATGCAGGGTCGTCGAAACTTGACCGAAAAAGAATGTTCAGAATTTTATCACGATCAAGTATGTCGTAACAAAACACGGGTCTTAGTGGGCCACACATGGGCAAAAACTCATGCAAACCCAGGTAGATATGCTCGTCTTAGGTACGGTCCAGGATATTTAAAACATTCCACATCCTGGAGGTATAATATTCATCAagataattcatttgaaaagtaTCAAACATCAGGGCAATGGAATCTATGCAGAGAGGAAGCAGATCATACATGTCTTGATTCATATGACGGAGACGGAAATATCAATTGGCTTCCATCCAACTATCCtggaaatgaataa
- the LOC121125669 gene encoding uncharacterized protein isoform X3: protein MALSQGTFSCLQRLSDVTILLDLPVKSNLSDIVHLIQSIAESYSYVRIIAAIPTQFEDQLRKKIKYWINQVILVGINEGYSESYRWNSLIEMVETSMVMIGRDLDYFGSFSDLDRSIDLLNKYGHQILAVGGSRRLKDGHWINGCSQITIDTYAFKIQNGYKKSSCDDCMICSYIRGPFLTRTDRFKQIPLNKDISLAFIKWYYDHRLNTVSLSCPDLLYLTNDDLKNDLEGSREDWMSLGKALKFQAVIPHKRVQSEYQFSCHEIRIKCSPRSMADSFLLPYCCTRSYNFVIERLEFLASNLGIDYELNSGSLLGAVKLNNFIPWDIDGDIYIKTDHIVKFFDYGGSARKILERNGFTLTSIQENNYWDIGAKYFNLHFGGIEFEMQGRRNLTEKECSEFYHDQVCRNKTRVLVGHTWAKTHANPGRYARLRYGPGYLKHSTSWRYNIHQDNSFEKYQTSGQWNLCREEADHTCLDSYDGDGNINWLPSNYPGNE, encoded by the exons ATGGCCTTATCCCAAGG GACATTCTCCTGCTTACAAAGATTATCAGATGTTACCATCTTGCTTGATTTGCCAGT aaaatcaaatttatcagaCATTGTACATCTCATTCAATCAATTGCTGAAAGCTATAGTTATGTACGGATTATTGCAGCAATCCCTACGCAATTTGAGGATCAGcttcgtaaaaaaattaaatattggatcAATCAAGTTATTTTAGTTGGTATTAATGAGGGATACTCAGAATCATATCGTTGGAATAGTTTAATAGAGATGGTAGAGACTTCAATGGTTATGATTGGGCGAGATTTGGATTATTTTg gaTCTTTCTCAGATTTGGATCGATCCattgacttattaaataaatatgggcATCAAATTTTAGCTGTTGGCGGATCAAGGCGTCTTAAAGATGGGCATTGGATCAATGGCTGTTCTCAAATTACGATAGATACATATgcctttaaaattcaaaatggttataaaaaatcatcttgTGATGATTGTATGATATGTTCCTACATCCGTGGCCCTTTTTTAACACGTACTGATAGATTTAAGCAAATACCGCTGAATAAGGACATTTCCTTGGCGTTTATCAAGTGGTATTATGATCACAGATTAAATACTGTATCCTTATCATGTCCCGACTTACTCTATCTCACAAACGAtgacttaaaaaatgatttggaaGGAAGCCGGGAAGATTGGATGAGCTTGGGAAAGGCTTTGAAATTCCAAGCTGTTATACCTCATAAAAGAGTTCAGTCAGAATACCAATTTTCTTGCCATGAAATTAGGATAAAATGCTCGCCGAGGTCGATGGCTGATTCATTCCTACTTCCGTATTGCTGTACAAGAAgctataattttgtaattgaacGTCTTGAATTCTTAGCAAGTAACTTGGGGATTGACTATGAGTTAAATTCTGGATCCTTGCTCGGAGCTGTTAAACTAAATAACTTTATTCCATGGGATATTGATGgtgacatatatattaaaacggatcatattgttaaattttttgactatgGAGGAAGTGCTCGAAAAATCCTTGAGAGAAATGGATTTACTTTAACAAGTATACAAGAGAACAACTATTGGGACATAGGAgcgaaatattttaatttacattttggaGGAATAGAGTTTGAAATGCAGGGTCGTCGAAACTTGACCGAAAAAGAATGTTCAGAATTTTATCACGATCAAGTATGTCGTAACAAAACACGGGTCTTAGTGGGCCACACATGGGCAAAAACTCATGCAAACCCAGGTAGATATGCTCGTCTTAGGTACGGTCCAGGATATTTAAAACATTCCACATCCTGGAGGTATAATATTCATCAagataattcatttgaaaagtaTCAAACATCAGGGCAATGGAATCTATGCAGAGAGGAAGCAGATCATACATGTCTTGATTCATATGACGGAGACGGAAATATCAATTGGCTTCCATCCAACTATCCtggaaatgaataa
- the LOC121125671 gene encoding syntaxin-2 isoform X1, translating into MISLKEKKNKGPTYDEMCNSFTDISTDIDKLKSLVQDIHKIQGTLLNSARKDDNLESSMNTKMQEAKKLGNTIRPALEQHKKAMSEEEENEDTMVSRMRKTLFVAQSKRFYDVWVTYNAQQVEYRDKNKTLLVRRCKIVNSGYDDEAIETMLDEGKTGVFATAILDQEKLARRQLIELQDRHDEFIKLEASIREVRDMFMDIANLISSQGETIDNIYTHVMSAETNVEAGKKQLSSAETYAKKARRKKFCLFSVGIVILLIITLIILFELGAFSWGSSSTHTKEIIYVYINQTTTTTTTTTTTTTEDSNDLMESLEFLNETSTNTTESR; encoded by the exons ATGATTTCGCtcaaggaaaagaaaaacaagggTCCGACTTACGATGAGATGTGCAACTCCTTTACTGACATTTCCACGGACATCGATAAACTAaag TCTCTTGTACAAGATATTCATAAGATCCAAGGAACTCTGCTCAACTCTGCCCGGAAGGACGATAATCTCGAGTCttcaatgaatacaaaaatgcaGGAAGCCAAAAAGTTGGGTAATACGATTCGACCCGCTCTGGAGCAGCATAAGAAGGCAATGTccgaagaagaagaaaatgaggaTACAATGGTGTCACGCATGCGAAAAACCTTATTTGTTGCCCAGTCTAAAAGGTTTTATGATGTTTGGGTAACCTACAATGCTCAGCAAGTGGAATAtcgagataaaaacaaaacactaTTAGTGAGGAGATGCAAAATTGTCAATTCCGGATATGATGATGAAGCGATAGAAACAATGCTGGATGAAGGTAAAACTGGGGTTTTTGCCACAGCCATACTTGATCAAGAAAAACTTGCAAGACGTCAACTAATAGAACTTCAAGATCGACACGATGAGTTCATCAAACTAGAGGCCTCCATTCGTGAAGTCAGGGATATGTTTATGGACATTGCAAATTTGATTAGTTCCCAAGGAGAAAccattgataatatatatacacatgttATGTCAGCTGAAACAAACGTTGAGGCTGGAAAAAAGCAGTTGTCCTCCGCTGAAACCTATGCTAAAAAGGCCAGGAGGAAgaaattttgcttattttctgTAGGGATCgtaattcttttaattataaccCTTATCATTCTTTTTGAATTAGGGGCTTTCAGTTGGGGGTCTTCGTCCACGCACacgaaagaaataatttatgtatatattaatcaaacaaCGACTACTACTACAACAACGACCACTACCACGACAGAAGACTCAAATGATCTCATGGAAAGCTTAGAATTTCTTAACGAGACATCTACCAATACGACTGAGAGTCGGTAG
- the LOC121125671 gene encoding syntaxin-1A isoform X2 has protein sequence MISLKEKKNKGPTYDEMCNSFTDISTDIDKLKSLVQDIHKIQGTLLNSARKDDNLESSMNTKMQEAKKLGNTIRPALEQHKKAMSEEEENEDTMVSRMRKTLFVAQSKRFYDVWVTYNAQQVEYRDKNKTLLVRRCKIVNSGYDDEAIETMLDEGKTGVFATAILDQEKLARRQLIELQDRHDEFIKLEASIREVRDMFMDIANLISSQGETIDNIYTHVMSAETNVEAGKKQLSSAETYAKKARRKKFCLFSGLSVGGLRPRTRKK, from the exons ATGATTTCGCtcaaggaaaagaaaaacaagggTCCGACTTACGATGAGATGTGCAACTCCTTTACTGACATTTCCACGGACATCGATAAACTAaag TCTCTTGTACAAGATATTCATAAGATCCAAGGAACTCTGCTCAACTCTGCCCGGAAGGACGATAATCTCGAGTCttcaatgaatacaaaaatgcaGGAAGCCAAAAAGTTGGGTAATACGATTCGACCCGCTCTGGAGCAGCATAAGAAGGCAATGTccgaagaagaagaaaatgaggaTACAATGGTGTCACGCATGCGAAAAACCTTATTTGTTGCCCAGTCTAAAAGGTTTTATGATGTTTGGGTAACCTACAATGCTCAGCAAGTGGAATAtcgagataaaaacaaaacactaTTAGTGAGGAGATGCAAAATTGTCAATTCCGGATATGATGATGAAGCGATAGAAACAATGCTGGATGAAGGTAAAACTGGGGTTTTTGCCACAGCCATACTTGATCAAGAAAAACTTGCAAGACGTCAACTAATAGAACTTCAAGATCGACACGATGAGTTCATCAAACTAGAGGCCTCCATTCGTGAAGTCAGGGATATGTTTATGGACATTGCAAATTTGATTAGTTCCCAAGGAGAAAccattgataatatatatacacatgttATGTCAGCTGAAACAAACGTTGAGGCTGGAAAAAAGCAGTTGTCCTCCGCTGAAACCTATGCTAAAAAGGCCAGGAGGAAgaaattttgcttattttct GGGCTTTCAGTTGGGGGTCTTCGTCCACGCACacgaaagaaataa